One region of Miscanthus floridulus cultivar M001 chromosome 19, ASM1932011v1, whole genome shotgun sequence genomic DNA includes:
- the LOC136527381 gene encoding cysteine-rich receptor-like protein kinase 10, with protein sequence MAPAGRLGGHRRLLGTAPAPASDGASHGSGSSPDAMRIMVGVLVTVIICTLLYCVYCWRWRKRNAIRRSLLDSLWPRSSSDLPLMDLATILAATDNFSKANKLGEGGFGPVYRGVLSGGSEIAVKRLSARSRQGAAEFRNEVELIAKLQHRNLVRLLGWCAERDEKLLVYEYLPNRSLDAFLFDPSKSAQLGWSTRHNVILGIARGLLYLHEDSLLKVVHRDLKASNVLLDHKMSPKISDFGVAKIFEEDTDGINTGRVVGTYGYMAPEFALEGVFSVKSDVFSFGVLLLEILSGQRNGALYLEEHQQSLIQDAWKLWSEDRAGEFMDPSLGRSYSKDEAWRCYHVGLLCVQENPDVRPTMSNVLLMLISDHMKLPEPAMPPLFTRLRNISLLAPPLTTKTESTTSPQSINDVSITMIEPR encoded by the exons ATGGCGCCGGCCGGTCGTCTTGGTGGCCACCGCCGGCTGTTGGGCACGGCCCCTGCGCCGGCAAGCGACGGGGCGTCACACGGCTCGGGCTCCAGCCCTGACGCGATGCGGATCATGGTGGGCGTGCTGGTGACGGTCATCATCTGCACGCTGCTCTACTGCGTCTACTGCTGGCGGTGGCGGAAGCGCAATG CCATCCGGAGATCCCTGCTGGACAGCCTATGGCCGCGGTCGAGCTCGGACCTGCCGCTCATGGACCTCGCCACCATCCTCGCTGCCACCGACAACTTCTCCAAGGCCAACAAGCTCGGCGAGGGCGGCTTCGGCCCGGTCTACAGA GGCGTGCTGAGCGGCGGCTCGGAGATCGCCGTGAAGCGTCTGTCGGCGCGGTCGCGGCAGGGTGCGGCGGAGTTCCGGAACGAGGTGGAGCTGATCGCCAAGCTGCAGCACCGCAAcctggtgcggctgctgggctggtGCGCCGAGCGCGACGAGAAGCTGCTGGTGTACGAGTACCTCCCCAACCGCAGCCTCGACGCCTTCCTCTTCG ATCCGAGCAAGAGCGCGCAGCTTGGGTGGAGCACCCGGCACAACGTCATCCTGGGCATCGCCCGCGGCCTGCTGTACCTCCACGAGGACTCGCTGCTCAAGGTGGTCCACCGGGACCTCAAGGCCAGCAACGTGCTCCTCGACCACAAGATGAGCCCCAAGATCTCCGACTTCGGCGTGGCCAAGATCTTCGAGGAGGACACAGACGGGATCAACACGGGCCGCGTCGTCGGGACCTA CGGGTACATGGCGCCGGAGTTCGCGTTGGAGGGCGTCTTCTCGGTGAAGTCCGACGTGTTCAGCTTCGGAGTCCTCCTGCTGGAGATCCTGAGCGGGCAGCGGAACGGCGCCTTGTACCTCGAGGAGCACCAGCAGTCCCTCATCCAAGAT GCATGGAAGCTGTGGAGTGAAGATCGCGCCGGCGAGTTCATGGACCCGTCGCTGGGGCGGTCCTACTCCAAGGACGAGGCGTGGCGGTGCTACCACGTCGGCCTGCTCTGCGTGCAGGAGAACCCCGACGTCCGGCCGACCATGTCCAACGTCCTGCTCATGCTCATCAGCGACCACATGAAGCTCCCTGAGCCAGCCATGCCGCCCTTGTTCACGCGGCTCAGGAACATCTCCTTGTTGGCACCGCCACTCACGACGAAAACCGAGTCCACAACGTCTCCGCAGTCCATCAACGATGTCTCCATCACAATGATCGAACCGCGCTGA